In the Silvanigrella aquatica genome, TTCCTTATTTATTTAAATTTGATACTGAAATTAACGCAAATGCTTTAATCCTTTTGCCACTGCGGTAAGTTTCATGAATTCATGGATTTTGGAGCGGTTCACTCCTAAATCCATAACTGCTTTTTCATGGGAAACAACACACTTTTCACAGCTGTTTAAAATACTTACAGCAAGTGAAATAAGTTCAAACTTTTCTTTACCCATCAAGGGTTTTGCTAAAGAATTCATACGAAGACCAGGAGTTCCGTAATCTGTTACTGCTTTGGTGTCATTGCGTTCTGCAAAAAATCTGAATTTATAATATGTATTTAACATTCCCATAATTGCTGGAATTTGTAAAGCTTCATTAATTTGTTCGTGGGGAATTTGAATGGAATTTGCGAGTTCAACTCCCAACATTTGAAGATTTGAAAATTCAAGCGTCTTTCCGAGTGCCGC is a window encoding:
- a CDS encoding carboxymuconolactone decarboxylase family protein, with amino-acid sequence MNLQDSITIFLEKHTEGLEGLAVKDLKLNFEKLTSSSILSEDELCLLLAALGKTLEFSNLQMLGVELANSIQIPHEQINEALQIPAIMGMLNTYYKFRFFAERNDTKAVTDYGTPGLRMNSLAKPLMGKEKFELISLAVSILNSCEKCVVSHEKAVMDLGVNRSKIHEFMKLTAVAKGLKHLR